Proteins from a genomic interval of Phenylobacterium sp. LH3H17:
- a CDS encoding GNAT family N-acetyltransferase, with translation MAGFDIRPVAVSQTDAVLALYRATAAAPGGLARRPDEIDLAYVRGFLAKASKDGVTLGAWDGDHLCGEIHAWRIGPDQFAHVLSDLTVAVDPAWQGRGVGSALFRALFEAAATLTPRVLRVELAAREGNASAIALYQRLGFVIDGRFEKRVRMPDGAFEADIAMGIILPD, from the coding sequence GTGGCCGGGTTCGACATCCGGCCGGTGGCGGTGTCGCAGACCGACGCCGTGCTGGCGCTCTACAGGGCCACCGCCGCGGCGCCCGGCGGTCTGGCGCGCCGGCCCGACGAGATCGACCTGGCCTATGTGCGGGGCTTCCTGGCCAAGGCGTCGAAGGACGGCGTCACCCTGGGCGCCTGGGATGGCGATCACCTCTGCGGCGAGATCCACGCCTGGCGCATCGGGCCCGACCAGTTCGCCCACGTGCTGAGCGACCTCACTGTCGCTGTCGATCCCGCCTGGCAGGGAAGGGGCGTCGGCTCGGCCCTGTTCCGGGCCCTGTTCGAGGCGGCGGCCACGCTCACCCCTCGCGTCCTGCGCGTCGAACTGGCCGCTCGCGAGGGCAACGCCTCAGCCATCGCCCTCTATCAGCGCCTTGGCTTCGTGATCGACGGGCGGTTCGAGAAGCGGGTGCGCATGCCCGACGGCGCCTTCGAGGCCGACATCGCCATGGGCATCATACTGCCCGACTGA
- a CDS encoding N-acetylmuramoyl-L-alanine amidase — translation MKFIEAASPNFNERLVPPDLVVLHYTGMPTGPEALERLCAADSKVSSHYMVEEDGRVFRLVPEARRAWHAGLSSWKGETDINGRSIGIEIVNPGHEFGYRPFPDAQIASVIELLADIRTRWDIEDGRIVGHSDVAPERKEDPGELFPWKRLAQAGHGLWVEPDAAPGQALGEGEEGAGVFALQAGFTRLGYDCAPSGRFDAHTATVVRAFQRHWRQEKVDGIADGMTRARLIALLRAAA, via the coding sequence GTGAAATTCATCGAGGCGGCCTCGCCCAATTTCAACGAGCGCCTGGTCCCGCCGGACCTCGTGGTCCTGCACTATACCGGCATGCCCACGGGGCCGGAGGCGCTGGAGCGTCTGTGCGCCGCCGACTCCAAGGTTAGCTCCCACTACATGGTCGAGGAGGACGGCCGCGTTTTCCGCCTGGTCCCCGAGGCCCGACGCGCCTGGCATGCGGGTCTGTCGTCCTGGAAGGGCGAGACCGACATCAACGGCCGCTCCATCGGCATCGAGATCGTCAATCCCGGTCACGAGTTCGGCTACCGGCCGTTCCCCGACGCGCAGATCGCCTCGGTGATCGAGCTGCTGGCCGACATCCGCACGCGCTGGGACATCGAGGACGGCCGTATCGTCGGCCATTCCGATGTCGCGCCCGAGCGCAAGGAAGACCCGGGCGAACTGTTCCCCTGGAAGCGCCTGGCGCAGGCCGGCCACGGCCTGTGGGTCGAGCCGGACGCCGCACCCGGACAGGCCCTGGGCGAGGGCGAGGAGGGCGCGGGCGTCTTCGCCCTGCAGGCCGGGTTCACCCGGCTTGGCTATGACTGCGCGCCGTCGGGGCGGTTCGACGCCCACACCGCCACGGTGGTGCGCGCCTTCCAGCGCCACTGGCGCCAGGAGAAGGTCGACGGGATCGCCGACGGCATGACCCGCGCCCGGCTGATCGCGCTGCTGCGCGCCGCGGCCTGA
- a CDS encoding DMT family transporter yields MALRDFALLVMVCLVWAANNIVSKFVVSYMDVPPLFYAAVRFAVVAVAVFPWLRPAPRPIWRLLVVALLMGGGNFALMFVGLKSSTPSSVAVVSQVMVPMTTFLSFMLLGERLTRRRLFGIGLTLLGALTVMWDPHGFRIAPGLLFVVAAAFLGSLGAVMLKQMEGLKPLQMQAWVGLSSFIPLAALSAWLEPGAAAVAVASGWPFVAAVLFSGLIVSVVGHTLYYGLIQRYEANLISPLTLMTPLATIGLGVLFTHDPFDARMAFGAAVAIAGVLIIALRPNQIMLLLLALRNRDK; encoded by the coding sequence ATGGCGCTTCGCGACTTCGCTCTGCTGGTCATGGTCTGCCTCGTCTGGGCGGCCAACAACATCGTCTCGAAGTTCGTGGTCTCGTACATGGACGTCCCGCCGCTGTTTTACGCGGCGGTCCGCTTCGCCGTGGTCGCGGTGGCGGTGTTCCCCTGGCTGCGGCCCGCGCCGCGTCCCATCTGGCGGCTCCTCGTGGTGGCGCTGCTGATGGGCGGCGGCAATTTCGCCCTGATGTTCGTGGGCCTGAAGAGCTCCACCCCGTCGTCGGTGGCCGTGGTCAGCCAGGTGATGGTGCCGATGACCACATTCCTGTCCTTCATGCTGCTGGGCGAGCGGCTGACGCGGCGACGCCTGTTCGGCATCGGCCTCACCCTGCTGGGCGCGCTGACCGTCATGTGGGACCCGCACGGTTTCCGGATCGCGCCCGGCCTGCTGTTCGTCGTGGCCGCGGCGTTCCTGGGCTCGCTGGGCGCTGTGATGCTGAAGCAGATGGAGGGGTTGAAACCGCTGCAGATGCAGGCCTGGGTCGGGTTGTCCTCCTTCATCCCCCTGGCTGCGCTCTCGGCCTGGCTGGAGCCGGGGGCGGCCGCGGTGGCCGTGGCCAGCGGCTGGCCGTTCGTCGCCGCGGTGCTGTTCTCAGGCCTGATCGTCTCGGTGGTGGGCCACACGCTCTATTACGGCCTTATCCAGCGCTATGAGGCCAACCTGATCTCGCCGTTGACCCTGATGACGCCGCTGGCCACCATCGGGCTCGGAGTCCTGTTCACCCATGACCCCTTCGATGCGCGCATGGCCTTCGGGGCCGCGGTGGCCATCGCGGGCGTCCTCATCATCGCCCTGAGGCCCAACCAGATCATGCTGCTGCTGCTCGCCCTGCGGAACCGCGACAAGTGA
- a CDS encoding gamma carbonic anhydrase family protein, which translates to MTAAPFLGPDVDDLGAAYIDPSARIFGQVEIAAEASIWCNVVVRAESQRVVIGPRVNVQDFVMIHVGAGTPTLIGANCSITHHVTLHGCDIGADCLIGIGATIMDGCVVGAGSIVAGGAFLKEGTVIPPHSIVMGSPGAVTKTRDNALANAMNAFLYWRNAQAYAQGDYRLWSKESFRAEMAAERDRLMSASG; encoded by the coding sequence ATGACCGCCGCACCCTTCCTAGGCCCTGACGTCGACGATCTGGGGGCCGCCTATATCGACCCCTCCGCGCGCATCTTCGGCCAGGTGGAGATCGCCGCCGAGGCGTCGATCTGGTGCAATGTGGTGGTGCGCGCCGAGAGCCAGCGGGTGGTCATCGGGCCGCGGGTCAATGTGCAGGACTTCGTGATGATCCATGTGGGCGCGGGCACGCCGACCCTGATCGGCGCCAATTGCTCGATCACCCACCACGTCACCCTGCACGGCTGCGACATTGGCGCCGACTGCCTGATCGGGATCGGGGCGACGATCATGGACGGCTGCGTGGTGGGCGCGGGCTCCATTGTCGCCGGCGGCGCCTTCCTGAAGGAAGGGACCGTGATCCCGCCCCACTCCATCGTCATGGGCTCGCCGGGCGCGGTGACCAAGACCCGCGACAACGCTCTCGCCAACGCGATGAACGCCTTCCTCTACTGGCGCAACGCCCAGGCCTATGCCCAGGGCGACTACCGGCTGTGGTCGAAGGAGAGCTTCCGCGCCGAGATGGCCGCCGAGCGCGACCGGCTCATGTCCGCCTCAGGGTGA
- a CDS encoding DUF3052 family protein: MGKDAQVEARFADGPDSGRLQYEPPRLLFRGAQRRVYQGDDLKGVRAEAGDLVLADGSRFSLGEKAAANWAQAMLNPKGRLDKLGVKPGMRVAVLNLADDALAAELAELGVESAEDLAGLDILFYAADSAGELARLGDLVPTLADKGAIWVVSRKGKAAAVKDVEVMAAAKAVGLVDNKVVGFSETLTALRFTLRRT, encoded by the coding sequence ATGGGCAAGGACGCGCAGGTTGAGGCGAGGTTCGCGGACGGGCCCGACAGCGGCCGCCTCCAGTACGAGCCGCCCAGGCTCCTGTTCCGGGGCGCCCAGCGCCGCGTCTACCAGGGCGATGACCTCAAGGGCGTCCGCGCCGAGGCCGGCGATCTGGTCCTGGCCGACGGGTCGCGCTTTTCGCTGGGCGAGAAGGCCGCGGCGAACTGGGCTCAGGCGATGCTCAATCCCAAGGGGCGGCTGGACAAACTGGGCGTGAAGCCCGGGATGCGCGTCGCCGTCCTGAACCTCGCCGACGACGCCCTGGCCGCCGAACTGGCCGAGCTCGGCGTGGAGTCGGCCGAAGACCTCGCGGGCCTCGACATCCTGTTCTACGCCGCCGACAGCGCCGGCGAACTGGCGCGTCTGGGCGATCTGGTCCCGACCCTGGCCGACAAGGGCGCGATCTGGGTGGTCTCGCGCAAGGGCAAGGCCGCGGCGGTCAAGGACGTCGAGGTCATGGCCGCGGCCAAGGCGGTGGGCCTGGTCGACAACAAGGTGGTCGGGTTCTCCGAGACCCTGACGGCGCTTCGGTTCACCCTGAGGCGGACATGA
- a CDS encoding acyl-CoA dehydrogenase family protein, with amino-acid sequence MDFSFTEEQSMLRDTVASYLADHYSFEQRRDALKTEAGWRPAVWKAFAEELGILGAPFSEELGGLGGGPTDNMVVMEEFGKTLVVEPYLGTVVIGGGFLKHSGHSGAADIIAQIIAGTTTIAFAAAEPQARYSWQDLKTTAKKDGSGWVLNGAKAVVIGAPWASHLIVTARTGGGQRDAQGVSVFIVDKTAKGVTTRDYPTVDGLRASEVTFENVSLPAEALIGSEGAGLPLVEKVIDEAIVATCAEACGVLRRLHEGTLEYTKQRKQFGQPISQFQVLQHRMVDMFIQLEQSISMTYMANIKLTDTDVERAKGVSAAKVQIGKACKFVGQNAIQLHGGMGMTDEMAIGHYFKRATMIEGAFGSTDHHLARYETLSLGKAA; translated from the coding sequence ATGGATTTCAGCTTCACCGAAGAACAGTCGATGCTGCGCGACACCGTCGCGAGCTATCTGGCCGACCACTACAGCTTCGAGCAGCGCCGCGACGCGCTGAAGACCGAGGCGGGCTGGCGTCCGGCCGTCTGGAAGGCCTTCGCCGAGGAGCTCGGCATCCTGGGCGCGCCGTTCTCGGAAGAGCTGGGCGGCCTGGGCGGCGGTCCGACCGACAACATGGTCGTGATGGAAGAGTTCGGCAAAACCCTGGTGGTCGAGCCCTATCTCGGCACCGTGGTGATCGGCGGCGGGTTCCTGAAGCACTCCGGCCATTCCGGTGCGGCCGACATCATCGCCCAGATCATCGCGGGCACGACCACCATCGCCTTCGCCGCGGCCGAGCCCCAGGCCCGCTATAGCTGGCAGGACCTGAAGACCACCGCCAAGAAGGACGGCTCCGGCTGGGTCCTCAACGGCGCCAAGGCCGTGGTGATCGGCGCCCCCTGGGCCAGCCACCTGATCGTCACCGCCCGCACCGGCGGCGGCCAGCGCGACGCCCAGGGCGTCTCGGTGTTCATCGTCGACAAGACCGCCAAGGGCGTGACCACCCGCGACTACCCGACCGTCGACGGCTTGCGCGCCTCGGAAGTCACCTTCGAGAACGTCTCTCTGCCGGCCGAGGCCCTGATCGGCTCGGAAGGCGCAGGCCTGCCCCTGGTGGAAAAGGTGATCGACGAGGCCATCGTCGCCACCTGCGCCGAGGCCTGCGGCGTCCTGCGCCGCCTGCACGAGGGCACCTTGGAATACACCAAGCAGCGCAAGCAGTTCGGCCAGCCGATCAGCCAGTTCCAGGTGCTGCAGCACCGGATGGTCGACATGTTCATCCAGCTTGAGCAGTCGATCTCGATGACCTACATGGCCAATATCAAGCTCACCGACACCGACGTCGAGCGCGCCAAGGGCGTTTCGGCGGCCAAGGTGCAGATCGGCAAGGCCTGCAAGTTCGTCGGCCAGAACGCCATCCAGCTGCATGGCGGCATGGGCATGACCGACGAGATGGCCATCGGCCACTACTTCAAGCGCGCCACCATGATCGAGGGCGCCTTCGGCTCCACCGACCACCACCTGGCCCGCTACGAGACCCTTAGCCTCGGCAAGGCGGCGTAA